A part of Thiomicrorhabdus sediminis genomic DNA contains:
- a CDS encoding tyrosine recombinase XerC translates to MWCNEIEQFVKHLQAQGKSPHTLKNYQRDLHDFLAFYLADDLDATDADEQQRLAEQISQFSDWRLIDSQAIQGFLAFRMQNSIGARTLARQLSAIRAFYDYLVTIGRLQVNPAKAVKTPKQPQPLPKSVDIDWMQRLLDQPLESWQDVRDQAIFELLYSAGLRVSECADLDVSPGLDEVSSGWVRVLGKGKKERLAPVGSKALAAIQNWLQIRHDYAEEGEQAVFINQRGHRMQVRSIQSQLDKRTLKAGLPTKMSPHRLRHACATHVLESSGDLRAVQEILGHANLSTTQIYTKLDLQHLAQVYDKAHPRAKKH, encoded by the coding sequence ATGTGGTGTAATGAGATCGAACAATTCGTTAAGCACTTGCAGGCCCAAGGCAAGTCGCCGCATACCTTGAAAAACTATCAGCGTGATTTACATGACTTTCTCGCTTTTTATCTGGCGGATGATTTGGATGCTACCGATGCCGACGAACAGCAACGTTTGGCCGAACAAATCAGCCAGTTTTCCGATTGGCGTTTGATCGATTCACAGGCCATTCAGGGCTTTCTCGCTTTTCGTATGCAGAATTCGATTGGCGCACGAACCTTGGCGCGTCAATTGTCGGCAATCCGAGCTTTCTATGATTATTTGGTGACAATCGGGCGTTTGCAGGTCAATCCGGCCAAAGCGGTGAAAACCCCAAAACAACCGCAACCTTTGCCAAAAAGTGTCGATATCGATTGGATGCAGCGACTTTTGGATCAACCTTTGGAAAGCTGGCAGGATGTGCGTGATCAAGCGATATTTGAATTGCTTTATTCCGCTGGCTTACGTGTTTCCGAGTGCGCTGATCTGGATGTTTCACCGGGCTTGGATGAAGTCTCCTCCGGTTGGGTGCGAGTATTGGGAAAAGGTAAGAAGGAACGTTTAGCTCCGGTTGGCTCCAAGGCGTTAGCGGCGATTCAAAACTGGTTGCAGATCCGTCATGACTATGCCGAGGAAGGTGAACAGGCGGTTTTTATCAATCAACGTGGTCATCGTATGCAGGTGCGTTCTATTCAAAGTCAGTTGGATAAACGAACCTTGAAAGCCGGTTTGCCAACCAAAATGTCACCTCACCGTTTGCGTCACGCCTGTGCCACTCACGTATTGGAATCAAGCGGTGACTTGCGGGCGGTACAAGAGATTCTCGGTCACGCCAATCTTTCCACCACCCAAATCTACACCAAGCTGGACTTGCAGCATTTGGCGCAGGTCTACGACAAGGCGCATCCGCGCGCTAAAAAGCATTAA
- a CDS encoding DUF484 family protein, protein MSNSAVTGPLSKSSLSAEEVANYLAKNPTFFHVFPSLLDSLSIPHPKSGQAVSLLERQVFQLREQRDTLKVEVDTLMDIAGENGQLFLKVQRFTKALMAAQTEQETVDAIYDQMLNLFAVDAVSMVSWDVPQKSLRGLSQLGISQTWTGAMKSSLKLHDPVCGLLENEWQKGLFHNAEPMHSVCLLPLGDEGSKDLRVWGVLALGSKTDRFHPDLGTYFLKMMSEMISARLNHLFIRAEQ, encoded by the coding sequence ATGAGCAATAGTGCGGTAACCGGGCCTTTAAGCAAAAGTTCCTTGTCAGCAGAGGAAGTGGCAAACTATCTGGCGAAGAATCCGACGTTTTTTCATGTTTTTCCGAGCCTGTTGGACAGTTTAAGTATTCCGCACCCTAAAAGTGGTCAGGCGGTTTCTTTATTGGAGCGTCAAGTATTTCAATTGCGTGAGCAGCGCGATACCTTAAAGGTCGAAGTGGATACCTTGATGGATATTGCCGGAGAAAACGGTCAGCTGTTTTTAAAGGTACAACGTTTTACCAAGGCATTGATGGCTGCGCAAACCGAGCAGGAAACGGTCGATGCGATCTATGACCAGATGTTGAATCTTTTTGCCGTTGATGCGGTGTCGATGGTGTCTTGGGATGTGCCGCAGAAAAGCTTACGTGGTTTGAGCCAGCTGGGGATTAGCCAGACCTGGACGGGAGCGATGAAATCCTCGCTTAAATTGCATGACCCGGTCTGCGGTCTATTGGAAAACGAATGGCAAAAGGGGCTGTTTCACAATGCCGAACCGATGCACTCCGTTTGCTTGTTACCGCTAGGCGATGAAGGCAGCAAGGATCTGCGTGTCTGGGGAGTCTTGGCTCTGGGCAGTAAAACCGATCGTTTCCACCCGGATTTGGGGACATATTTTTTAAAGATGATGTCAGAAATGATTAGCGCCCGGCTGAATCACCTGTTTATTCGGGCTGAACAATAG
- a CDS encoding type II secretion system protein, with amino-acid sequence MRELYQTKTIGVNRCLTKQCGFTLLELAIVLFIVGLLYTGIIKAAAIYDNAKVHSDLRKLESMQSAFMLYKDKYHQLPGEDSSHPGRLKTVLSSEAANEGLFYELKESNFITQSELEASIGDDFKATWGGSSGANYGLIAGMNQICIIQIDTGLASVIETKLDNGDQYSGDFRYTANGSQLCMLLR; translated from the coding sequence ATGCGGGAACTTTATCAAACAAAAACGATTGGCGTTAATCGATGTCTGACAAAGCAGTGCGGGTTTACACTGTTGGAGCTGGCGATTGTCCTGTTTATTGTTGGCCTGCTTTATACCGGCATTATCAAAGCCGCCGCGATTTATGATAATGCTAAGGTGCACAGTGATTTACGCAAGCTTGAATCCATGCAAAGCGCATTTATGCTGTATAAGGATAAATATCATCAACTGCCTGGCGAGGACAGCAGTCACCCCGGTAGATTAAAGACGGTTTTATCAAGTGAAGCAGCTAATGAGGGTCTGTTTTACGAGCTCAAAGAAAGCAACTTTATTACTCAATCCGAATTGGAAGCCTCAATTGGTGATGATTTTAAAGCTACCTGGGGTGGCTCTAGCGGTGCCAATTATGGTTTGATTGCCGGCATGAATCAAATTTGTATCATTCAAATTGACACAGGCTTGGCATCAGTCATTGAAACAAAGTTGGATAACGGGGATCAATATAGTGGTGATTTTCGTTATACCGCCAATGGCTCTCAGCTT